The DNA window GACCCTGGAGTATGACAAGGACGGCGACATTATTGGCGGCACCGTCAAGGAACTGCTGGACAACGGTGTCACCGACATCCCGGTTCTGGACATCGACAACGTCAACGTCGGCCCCTACATGCGCAACACCATGGCGCTGGACAAGAACATGGGCCGCGACACCGCGCTGATGGACATCTACCGTGTCATGCGTCCGGGCGAGCCGCCCACCGTCGAAGCGGCGTCGGCCCTTTTCGACACGCTGTTCTTCGACAGCGAGCGTTATGATCTGTCGGCTGTTGGCCGTGTGAAGATGAACATGCGTCTGGCACTGGATGCCGAAGACACGCAGCGCACCCTGCGCAAGGAAGACATCGTCGCCTGTATCAAGGCGCTTGTTGACCTGCGTGACGGCCGTGGCGACATCGATGACATCGACCACCTGGGCAACCGTCGTGTGCGCTCGGTCGGTGAATTGATGGAAAACCAGTATCGCGTCGGCCTGCTGCGCATGGAGCGCGCGATCAAAGAGCGTATGTCGTCGGTCGAGATCGACACCGTCATGCCGCAGGATTTGATCAACGCAAAACCGGCTGCTGCTGCTGTTCGTGAATTCTTTGGCTCGTCGCAGCTGTCGCAGTTCATGGACCAGACCAACCCGCTGTCCGAGGTTACCCACAAACGCCGTCTTTCGGCGCTTGGCCCGGGTGGTCTGACACGCGAGCGTGCTGGCTTTGAGGTGCGCGACGTTCACCCGACCCACTATGGTCGTATGTGCCCGATTGAAACGCCTGAAGGTCCGAACATCGGTCTGATCAACTCGCTGGCCACCTTTGCCCGCGTGAACAAGTACGGCTTCATCGAAACACCTTACCGCGTTGTCAAAGACGCCGAGGTGACCGATGAGGTTCACTACATGTCCGCGACCGAAGAAATGCGTCACACCGTGGCTCAGGCCAACGCGACGCTGGACGAGAACGGCAAATTCATCAACGACTTGGTGTCGACCCGTCAATCGGGTGACTACACCCTGGCCCCGCGTGAAAATGTGGACCTGATCGACGTATCGCCCAAGCAGCTGGTCTCTGTTGCGGCCTCGCTCATTCCGTTTCTGGAAAACGACGACGCCAACCGTGCTCTGATGGGTTCGAACATGCAACGTCAGGCGGTTCCGCTGCTGCGGGCCGAGGCACCGCTGGTCGGCACCGGTATCGAAGAAGTTGTGGCCCGTGACTCAGGCGCGGCCTATATGGCGAAACGCGCAGGTATCATCGACCAAGTTGATGCTCAGCGTATCGTTATCCGCGCCACCGAGGATCTGGAACTGGGCGACGCTGGCGTTGACATCTACCGGATGCGCAAGTTCCAGCGTTCGAACCAGAACACCTGCATCAACCAGCGCCCGCTGGTGAAAGTAGGTGACACTGTTCGCAAAGGCGAAGTGATTGCCGATGGTCCGTCCACGGATATGGGTGAACTGGCTCTGGGTAAGAACGTGGTCGTCGCGTTCATGCCCTGGAACGGTTACAACTACGAAGACTCGATCCTGATCAGCGAACGTATCGCGCGTGATGACGTCTTTACCTCGGTCCACATCGAGGAATTCGAAGTCGCCGCTCGTGACACCAAGCTGGGCCCGGAAGAGATCACTCGCGATATCCCGAACGTCGGTGAAGAAGCGCTGCGCAACCTCGACGAGGCAGGCATCGTTTACATCGGCGCGGATGTTGAGCCGGGCGATATTCTGGTTGGCAAGATCACACCCAAGGGCGAAAGCCCGATGACCCCGGAAGAGAAGCTGCTGCGCGCCATTTTTGGTGAAAAGGCATCCGACGTGCGGGACACCTCGCTCCGCGTGAAGCCGGGCGATTTCGGTACTGTGGTCGAAGTGCGCGTCTTCAACCGTCACGGCGTCGAAAAAGACGAGCGTGCGCTGCAAATCGAGCGTGAGGAAGTCGAGCGTCTGGCCCGTGACCGGGACGACGAAATGGCGATCTTGGACCGCAACATCTATGCTCGTCTCAAAGGCATGCTGCTGGGTAAAACCGCCGTCAAAGGCCCCAAAGGGGTCCGCGCCGGTTCGGAAATCACCGAAGAGCTGCTGGACACGCTGATCCGTGGTCAGTGGTGGCAACTGGCCCTGGAAGACGAGCAGGACGCGCAGGTGGTTGAGGCTCTGAACGAGCAGTACGAAGTGCAAAAGCGCGCTTTGGATGCCCGTTTTGAAGACAAGGTCGAGAAAGTCCGCCGTGGCGACGACCTGCCGCCGGGTGTGATGAAGATGGTCAAAGTCTTCATCGCGGTGAAGCGCAAGCTGCAGCCGGGTGACAAGATGGCCGGTCGTCACGGGAACAAAGGTGTTATTTCCAAGGTTGTACCGATGGAAGACATGCCGTTCCTGGCCGATGGTACGCCGGTTGACTTCTGTCTGAACCCGCTGGGTGTTCCCTCGCGTATGAACGTTGGTCAGATTCTTGAAACCCATATGGGGTGGGCCGCGCGCGGTCTGGGTCTGAACGTCGATGATGCGCTGCAGGAATACCGTCGTTCGGGCGATCTGACGCCGGTACGTGAAGCGATGCACCATGCCTATGGTGACAACGTTTACGAAGAGGGGCTGGCCGATCTGACCGAGGCTGAACTGGTCGAAGCAGCTGGCAACGTGACCCGTGGTGTGCCGATCGCAACGCCGGTCTTTGACGGTGCCAAAGAGGCTGACGTCAACGACGCGCTGGTGCGTGCGGGCTTCTCGGAAAGCGGTCAATCGGTTCTGTTCGACGGGCGTACGGGTGAGCAGTTTGCGCGTCCGGTGACCGTGGGTATCAAGTACCTGCTGAAACTGCACCACCTGGTCGACGACAAGATCCACGCGCGTTCGACCGGCCCGTACTCGCTTGTTACTCAGCAGCCGCTGGGTGGTAAGGCGCAGTTCGGTGGTCAGCGCTTTGGTGAGATGGAGGTCTGGGCTCTGGAAGCTTACGGCGCCGCCTACACCCTGCAAGAGATGCTCACCGTGAAATCGGATGACGTCGCTGGCCGGACCAAGGTCTATGAATCGATCGTCAAGGGCGAGGACAACTTTGAAGCGGGCGTACCGGAATCGTTCAACGTTCTGGTGAAAGAAGTCCGTGGCCTCGGCCTGAACATGGAACTCCTGGATGCGGAGGAAGAGTAGGGGCGGTCACGCCCCACACTCATCCCATCCCAATTTGTAAGGACGCAAAATGAACCAGGAACTGACGAATAACCCGTTCAACCCGCTGACGCCGCCGAAGGTATTTGACGAGATCAAGGTCTCGCTGGCCTCGCCGGAGCGGATTCTGTCGTGGTCGTATGGCGAAATCAAAAAGCCGGAAACCATCAACTATCGTACGTTCAAGCCCGAGCGTGACGGTCTGTTCTGCGCGCGTATCTTTGGCCCGATCAAAGATTACGAATGCCTGTGCGGCAAATATAAGCGCATGAAGTATCGCGGCGTTGTCTGCGAAAAATGCGGTGTCGAAGTTACCCTCCAGAAGGTGCGCCGCGAGCGTATGGGCCACATCGAACTGGCCGCGCCCGTTGCACACATCTGGTTCCTGAAATCGCTGCCGTCCCGCATCGGTCTGATGCTGGACATGACGCTGCGCGATCTGGAACGTGTTCTGTACTTTGAAAACTATGTCGTCATCGAGCCCGGTCTGACCGACCTGAGCTATGGCCAGATGCTGACCGAAGAAGAGTACATGGATGCGCAGGACGCGTATGGCATGGACGCCTTCACCGCCAACATCGGTGCCGAAGCGATCCGCGAAATGCTGGCCGCGATCGACCTGGAAGCCGAAGCTGAGCAGCTGCGCGCTGATCTGGCCGAAGCCACCGGCGAACTGAAGCCCAAGAAGATCATCAAGCGTCTGAAAGTCGTTGAGAGCTTCCTCGAGTCGGGCAACCGTCCTGAGTGGATGGTTCTGACCGTGATCCCGGTCATCCCGCCGGAACTGCGCCCGCTGGTGCCGCTGGATGGTGGTCGCTTTGCGACTTCGGATCTGAACGATCTGTATCGCCGCGTGATCAACCGGAACAACCGTCTGAAGCGTCTGATCGAGCTGCGCGCACCTGACATCATCGTCCGCAACGAAAAGCGGATGCTGCAGGAATCTGTGGACGCTCTGTTCGACAACGGCCGTCGTGGCCGCGTGATCACCGGCGCCAACAAGCGTCCGCTGAAATCACTGTCGGACATGCTGAAAGGTAAGCAGGGTCGCTTCCGTCA is part of the Falsiruegeria litorea R37 genome and encodes:
- the rpoB gene encoding DNA-directed RNA polymerase subunit beta; its protein translation is MAQTFLGQKRLRKYYGKIREVLDMPNLIEVQKSSYDLFLRSGDAELPLDGEGIKGVFQSVFPIKDFNETSVLEFVKYDLEKPKYDVEECMQRDMTYSAPLKVTLRLIVFDVDEDTGAKSVKDIKEQDVFMGDMPLMTPNGTFIVNGTERVIVSQMHRSPGVFFDHDKGKTHSSGKLLFACRIIPYRGSWLDFEFDAKDIVFARIDRRRKLPVTTLLYALGLDQEAIMDAYYNTVSYKLDKNKGWVTPFFPERVRGTRPTYDLVDAGSGEIIAEAGKKVTPRAVKKLIDEGSVTDLLVPFDHIVGKFVAKDIINEENGAIYVEAGDELTLEYDKDGDIIGGTVKELLDNGVTDIPVLDIDNVNVGPYMRNTMALDKNMGRDTALMDIYRVMRPGEPPTVEAASALFDTLFFDSERYDLSAVGRVKMNMRLALDAEDTQRTLRKEDIVACIKALVDLRDGRGDIDDIDHLGNRRVRSVGELMENQYRVGLLRMERAIKERMSSVEIDTVMPQDLINAKPAAAAVREFFGSSQLSQFMDQTNPLSEVTHKRRLSALGPGGLTRERAGFEVRDVHPTHYGRMCPIETPEGPNIGLINSLATFARVNKYGFIETPYRVVKDAEVTDEVHYMSATEEMRHTVAQANATLDENGKFINDLVSTRQSGDYTLAPRENVDLIDVSPKQLVSVAASLIPFLENDDANRALMGSNMQRQAVPLLRAEAPLVGTGIEEVVARDSGAAYMAKRAGIIDQVDAQRIVIRATEDLELGDAGVDIYRMRKFQRSNQNTCINQRPLVKVGDTVRKGEVIADGPSTDMGELALGKNVVVAFMPWNGYNYEDSILISERIARDDVFTSVHIEEFEVAARDTKLGPEEITRDIPNVGEEALRNLDEAGIVYIGADVEPGDILVGKITPKGESPMTPEEKLLRAIFGEKASDVRDTSLRVKPGDFGTVVEVRVFNRHGVEKDERALQIEREEVERLARDRDDEMAILDRNIYARLKGMLLGKTAVKGPKGVRAGSEITEELLDTLIRGQWWQLALEDEQDAQVVEALNEQYEVQKRALDARFEDKVEKVRRGDDLPPGVMKMVKVFIAVKRKLQPGDKMAGRHGNKGVISKVVPMEDMPFLADGTPVDFCLNPLGVPSRMNVGQILETHMGWAARGLGLNVDDALQEYRRSGDLTPVREAMHHAYGDNVYEEGLADLTEAELVEAAGNVTRGVPIATPVFDGAKEADVNDALVRAGFSESGQSVLFDGRTGEQFARPVTVGIKYLLKLHHLVDDKIHARSTGPYSLVTQQPLGGKAQFGGQRFGEMEVWALEAYGAAYTLQEMLTVKSDDVAGRTKVYESIVKGEDNFEAGVPESFNVLVKEVRGLGLNMELLDAEEE